One Aegilops tauschii subsp. strangulata cultivar AL8/78 chromosome 7, Aet v6.0, whole genome shotgun sequence genomic window carries:
- the LOC109732601 gene encoding zealexin A1 synthase-like encodes MEDIVYIFLALGSLLVVLLTRRGRRTSADGEDKLRLPPGPWTLPVIGSMHHIAGALPHRAMRDLARRHGWPVMLLRLGEVPTLVVSSREGAREVMKTHDAAFATRALSSTVRVLTNGGRDIVFAPYGEHWRQMRKIAVTELLTSRRVLSFRAIREEEVGAMLRSVASAAGNGDVIDMRARLSALVADSTLRAVIGDRCNDRDVFLRELDRSIGLAGGFNPADLWPSSRLAVWASGAVRRAEECRDTVFGMLDGIIAEHQQRMGTVDGDDEDLIDVLLRVQNDGSLQLPLDMDTIKGVIFDIFGAGSETSATTLEWIIAELVKNPKVMHRATTEVRRAFEAGGKVVEHQLGELVPYLHLVIRETFRLHTPLPLLLPRECREEPACRVLGYDVPRGTQVLVNVWALGRDERYWPDAPEEFRPERFEAKQGGASAAGVDFRGANFELLPFGAGRRMCPGMAFGLANVELALASLLLHFDWEAPGVADPAEFDMTEAFGITARRKAGLLLRPVLRVPVPGV; translated from the exons ATGGAGGACATCGTCTACATCTTCCTGGCCCTCGGGTCGCTGCTCGTCGTGCTGCTAACCAGGCGGGGGAGACGAACCTCGGCGGACGGTGAGGACAAGCTGCGGCTGCCGCCGGGGCCATGGACACTGCCGGTGATCGGCAGCATGCACCACATCGCCGGGGCGCTCCCGCACCGGGCCATGCGCGACCTGGCGCGGCGGCACGGGTGGCCCGTCATGCTGCTCCGGCTCGGCGAAGTGCCCACGCTGGTGGTGTCGTCCCGGGAGGGCGCCCGCGAGGTGATGAAGACCCACGACGCCGCCTTCGCCACGCGCGCGCTGAGCTCCACCGTGCGCGTGCTCACCAACGGCGGGCGGGACATCGTCTTCGCACCCTACGGCGAGCACTGGCGCCAGATGCGCAAGATCGCCGTCACCGAGCTCCTCACGTCCCGCCGCGTGCTCTCATTCCGCGCCAtaagggaggaggaggtcggcgCCATGCTCCGCTCCGTCGCGTCCGCCGCCGGGAACGGGGACGTGATCGACATGCGCGCGCGGCTGTCGGCCCTCGTGGCGGACAGCACGCTGCGCGCCGTCATTGGCGACCGGTGCAACGATCGCGACGTGTTCCTCCGGGAGCTCGACCGCTCCATCGGCCTCGCCGGGGGGTTCAACCCGGCCGACCTGTGGCCGTCGTCGCGGCTCGCCGTCTGGGCCAGCGGCGCGGTCCGCCGCGCCGAGGAGTGCCGTGACACCGTGTTCGGGATGCTCGACGGCATCATCGCTGAGCACCAGCAGAGAATGGGCACCGTCGACGGCGACGACGAGGACCTCATCGACGTGCTCCTGAGGGTGCAGAACGACGGCAGCCTCCAGCTCCCTCTCGACATGGACACCATCAAAGGCGTCATCTTC GACATCTTCGGCGCCGGCAGCGAGACGTCGGCGACAACGCTGGAGTGGATAATAGCGGAGCTGGTCAAGAACCCAAAGGTGATGCATCGGGCAACAACAGAGGTGCGGCGAGCCTTCGAGGCCGGCGGCAAGGTGGTCGAACATCAACTCGGCGAGCTCGTCCCATACCTGCACCTCGTCATCCGGGAGACGTTCAGGCTGCACACGCCGCTGCCGCTGCTTCTCCCGCGGGAGTGCCGGGAGGAGCCGGCGTGCCGGGTGCTCGGGTACGACGTGCCGCGGGGCACGCAGGTGCTGGTCAACGTCTGGGCGCTGGGCCGCGACGAGCGGTACTGGCCCGACGCGCCCGAGGAGTTCCGGCCGGAGCGGTTCGAGGCCAAGCAGGGGGGCGCGTCGGCAGCGGGGGTGGACTTCAGGGGCGCGAACTTCGAGCTCCTGCCATTCGGCGCCGGGAGGAGGATGTGCCCCGGGATGGCGTTCGGACTCGCCAACGTGGAGCTCGCATTGGCCAGCCTGCTGCTGCACTTCGACTGGGAAGCGCCCGGCGTGGCTGACCCAGCCGAGTTCGACATGACCGAGGCGTTTGGCATCACCGCACGGCGGAAGGCTGGCCTCCTGCTCCGCCCCGTCCTGCGCGTGCCTGTCCCCGGTGTCTAG
- the LOC109732629 gene encoding uncharacterized protein, whose protein sequence is MGFEVDFLGERVGRVMVGFMGKMKKQKVIHGPHATPSHHGPPPLPLAAMPGRRTGPCRKPRTSETMAIHPGPRTSTERPAAITMLGQMDPAAAEFEENSSCDDSTRWKCGTRESAIGSGKLLLYTVWHQFQLRPKLSISLLHLVRRNTVGMCSIQGTPSSNSIISFEL, encoded by the exons ATGGGATTTGAGGTGGATTTCCTAGGAGAGCGAGTAGGAAGGGTGATGGTGGGGTTCATGGGGAAGATGAAGAAGCAGAAGGTGATCCACGGCCCGCACGCGACGCCGAGCCACCACGGGCCTCCTCCCCTGCCGCTCGCCGCCATGCCGGGACGGCGTACTGGGCCTTGCCGGAAGCCGAGGACAAGCGAGACAATGGCCATCCACCCTGGGCCAAG GACAAGCACAGAGCGACCAGCGGCGATAACTATGCTCGGGCAGATGGATCCCGCCGCGGCGGAGTTCGAG GAGAACAGTAGCTGTGATGACTCAACAAGATGGAAGTGCGGGACAAGGGAGAGTGCAATCGGCTCAGGTAAACTCCTCCTGTACACCGTCTGGCATCAGTTCCAGTTGCGCCCGAAGCTTTCAATCTCGCTGCTCCACTTAGTTCGCCGAAACACTGTCGGCATGTGCTCCATCCAAGGAACGCCATCGTCCAATTCTATCATCAGTTTTGAACTTTAA